In Desulforamulus hydrothermalis Lam5 = DSM 18033, a genomic segment contains:
- a CDS encoding DUF445 domain-containing protein codes for MHWWTAILIPVIGAFIGWVTNLIAVKAIFKPYRPIHILGLPWTIQGVVPKRRAELARSIGEVVEKELLKVEDLINQMKSPEVLDKIVLSANDSIRNMVVDRIPPWVPVTIKTVILEMMGDMLNKQMPQVINQIVDQAGRSVIEKVRLAQLVEERLNAYDIKYLEKIILSVAARELKHIEIIGGVLGFIIGLVQVAIVYLAA; via the coding sequence ATGCATTGGTGGACGGCCATACTGATACCTGTCATTGGGGCGTTTATCGGTTGGGTAACCAACTTGATTGCGGTAAAGGCTATTTTTAAACCGTACCGGCCCATACACATCTTGGGCCTGCCGTGGACTATTCAGGGGGTAGTACCCAAAAGAAGGGCGGAACTGGCCAGAAGCATCGGCGAAGTGGTGGAAAAAGAACTGTTAAAAGTGGAAGATTTGATAAACCAGATGAAATCCCCTGAGGTGCTGGATAAAATTGTGCTTTCGGCTAACGATTCCATCCGCAACATGGTGGTAGACCGTATCCCGCCCTGGGTGCCTGTTACCATTAAAACGGTAATTTTGGAAATGATGGGGGACATGCTGAACAAACAGATGCCTCAGGTTATAAACCAAATTGTTGATCAGGCCGGCCGCAGCGTCATTGAAAAAGTGAGGCTGGCCCAGCTGGTGGAGGAACGGCTGAATGCCTATGATATTAAATACCTGGAAAAAATAATTTTATCAGTGGCTGCCAGGGAATTAAAACATATTGAAATCATTGGCGGCGTATTAGGTTTTATCATTGGTCTGGTGCAGGTGGCCATTGTTTACCTGGCAGCTTGA
- the ytxC gene encoding putative sporulation protein YtxC, which yields MNQCLSIGATQHIDLLKNLLGRELSMNEGHYINIKLTEKPAGNITFLSCNFNGTLCGGRRHDDELLFRHFVADIISDLIINHWEKAILTDFIRENYYFFNEDERKVIFQYAQSYTNGERVLPGRMDRLDRKNLIIKKLVEFLEQNDSIVIDGFINFRLKEYLNEIKEAVDQAVDDYLMEREYREFIQLLKYFVEIQEPKAELVNVLINDKGTYKLFDAQNYPISSEFLEGFILDIIDHEINYDDLLISALITIAPKKIIFHGESCDQNGMVADTIATVKQVFEGRVSQCNGCQLCQKQQQ from the coding sequence ATGAATCAATGCCTCTCCATAGGTGCCACCCAGCATATCGACCTGTTAAAGAACTTGCTGGGCCGGGAATTGAGCATGAACGAAGGTCATTACATTAATATTAAACTTACCGAAAAACCGGCGGGTAATATTACCTTTTTATCATGCAATTTTAACGGAACGCTGTGCGGTGGCAGGCGTCATGATGATGAGTTGCTGTTCCGGCATTTTGTAGCCGATATTATTTCGGATTTAATAATAAATCACTGGGAGAAGGCCATCTTAACTGATTTTATTAGGGAAAATTATTATTTTTTTAATGAAGATGAGCGGAAAGTTATTTTCCAATATGCCCAGTCCTATACCAACGGCGAACGGGTGTTGCCGGGCAGAATGGACCGCCTGGACAGGAAAAATTTGATTATCAAAAAACTGGTGGAGTTTTTGGAACAAAACGACAGTATAGTTATTGACGGTTTTATTAATTTTCGTCTTAAAGAATACTTAAATGAAATTAAAGAAGCGGTAGACCAAGCGGTAGATGATTATTTAATGGAGCGGGAGTACCGTGAATTTATACAATTGCTCAAGTATTTTGTAGAAATTCAGGAGCCTAAGGCAGAGCTGGTTAATGTTTTAATAAATGACAAGGGAACCTATAAGCTTTTTGATGCGCAAAACTATCCTATCAGCAGCGAGTTTTTGGAAGGATTTATTTTAGATATTATTGACCATGAAATAAATTATGACGATTTGCTGATCAGCGCTTTGATTACCATAGCTCCCAAAAAAATAATTTTCCATGGAGAATCCTGCGACCAAAACGGGATGGTGGCGGATACCATTGCCACTGTCAAGCAGGTTTTTGAAGGCAGGGTCAGCCAGTGCAACGGCTGTCAATTATGTCAAAAACAGCAGCAATAA
- a CDS encoding D-alanyl-D-alanine carboxypeptidase family protein, which produces MNIKKISRIFMLAICLSLSYLAEGHANPLPEQKLPEVKASAACLMDTATGLIYYEKEGDKRREPASLTKVMTAILAIENGNLKDVVTVSKKAAVISMGQDIGLQTGDRLYLEDLLKAALMHSANDSTVAIAEHIGGSHDMFVKMMNDKARALGMLHTHFANTNGFHHPDHYTTAKDLAILASYALKNKTFAELVKTQEATITWLPNRDELKTGGAADRLPVRRLVLHNTNRLLQSDFKGIDGVKTGTTPRAGNCLIASATREGRQLVAVILHSSNRWSDAIKLLTYGFTEVKPVVLAEKDEVMAELPVIGGTDKKVTLVAAQKVEAYLVASDTEKVVRRITLAPAPAAPVKQGSKLGTATYYLNGREIAAVDLVANRRVDRLSWFKRWFS; this is translated from the coding sequence GTGAATATTAAAAAAATCAGTAGGATTTTTATGCTGGCAATATGTTTGAGTTTGAGTTATCTTGCCGAGGGCCATGCCAATCCACTGCCGGAGCAAAAGCTGCCTGAGGTTAAAGCTTCTGCGGCCTGTTTAATGGATACGGCCACCGGTCTAATTTATTACGAAAAAGAAGGAGACAAGCGGCGGGAGCCTGCCAGTTTAACGAAAGTAATGACCGCCATTCTGGCAATCGAAAACGGCAATCTTAAAGATGTAGTTACGGTAAGCAAAAAGGCGGCAGTTATTTCCATGGGCCAGGATATTGGGCTGCAAACCGGTGACAGGTTGTATTTGGAGGATTTACTTAAAGCCGCCTTGATGCATTCAGCTAACGATTCCACTGTTGCTATTGCCGAACATATTGGCGGCAGCCATGATATGTTTGTCAAAATGATGAATGACAAAGCCCGGGCCCTGGGAATGCTGCATACCCATTTCGCTAATACCAACGGATTTCATCACCCCGATCATTACACCACAGCTAAGGACCTGGCTATACTTGCTTCTTATGCCTTAAAAAATAAAACGTTTGCCGAACTGGTCAAGACTCAGGAAGCTACCATTACCTGGCTGCCGAACCGGGATGAATTGAAAACAGGCGGCGCGGCTGACCGGCTGCCTGTGCGTCGGCTGGTGCTGCATAACACCAACCGCCTGCTCCAATCAGATTTTAAAGGGATTGACGGTGTTAAAACCGGAACCACCCCACGGGCGGGCAACTGTTTAATTGCTTCCGCCACCAGAGAGGGCAGACAATTGGTGGCTGTCATCCTGCACAGCAGTAATCGCTGGTCGGATGCCATTAAACTTTTGACATACGGCTTTACCGAGGTAAAACCGGTTGTGCTGGCCGAAAAGGATGAAGTGATGGCAGAACTGCCGGTAATCGGCGGGACAGATAAAAAAGTCACCCTGGTGGCAGCTCAAAAGGTTGAAGCATACCTTGTGGCAAGCGATACAGAAAAAGTGGTACGCCGGATAACCTTAGCTCCCGCTCCGGCTGCACCGGTTAAACAGGGCAGCAAACTGGGCACAGCCACCTATTATCTTAACGGCCGGGAGATCGCTGCGGTGGATTTGGTGGCTAACCGCCGGGTAGACCGCTTATCCTGGTTCAAACGTTGGTTTAGCTAG
- the pdaB gene encoding polysaccharide deacetylase family sporulation protein PdaB, with amino-acid sequence MKAYIFDWRKCRKQLMLLGAIFICALFFGTLLYRQQAVTVTGKKYAIYKVKTDEKVAALTFDISWGTKVPGPVLDTLKRYDVKCTFFVSGPWVVKHPEFPQRIVSEGHEIASHGEEHVNLSQYNKEEIKKNILAAHEKIKQVTGVAPNLIRTPNGDWNNLVLTAAEELNYKVIQWSADSLDWKKPGVDVIVNNVLKKVKPGAIILMHASDTCLQTPAALPPVLEGLQKQGYRLVTVSELLTMGSPAID; translated from the coding sequence ATGAAGGCATATATTTTTGATTGGCGCAAATGCAGAAAACAGTTAATGCTGCTGGGTGCCATATTTATTTGTGCGTTATTTTTCGGTACCTTACTTTACCGCCAGCAAGCGGTGACGGTGACAGGAAAAAAATATGCAATTTATAAAGTTAAAACCGATGAAAAAGTGGCAGCCTTAACCTTTGATATCAGTTGGGGAACCAAAGTACCCGGCCCGGTACTCGATACTTTAAAAAGGTATGATGTTAAATGCACGTTTTTTGTATCCGGTCCCTGGGTAGTTAAGCATCCTGAATTTCCGCAGCGGATTGTATCCGAAGGCCATGAAATTGCCAGCCATGGCGAAGAACATGTAAATCTCAGCCAGTATAACAAAGAAGAAATAAAGAAAAATATACTCGCTGCCCATGAAAAAATAAAACAAGTAACCGGCGTCGCACCTAACCTTATCCGTACCCCTAACGGTGACTGGAATAACTTGGTTTTAACTGCCGCCGAAGAACTTAATTATAAAGTAATTCAATGGAGTGCGGATTCCCTGGACTGGAAAAAACCAGGCGTTGATGTTATTGTCAATAATGTGTTAAAAAAGGTTAAGCCGGGAGCCATTATATTAATGCATGCCAGCGATACCTGTCTGCAAACGCCGGCTGCTCTGCCACCGGTGCTGGAGGGACTGCAAAAGCAGGGGTACCGCTTGGTGACGGTATCAGAACTGCTGACCATGGGGTCTCCTGCCATTGATTAA